The Tautonia plasticadhaerens nucleotide sequence CATCCTCGAATTCCGCCAGCTCCTCCGCCGCTTCCTCGACATCTGCCAGGCGATCGCCTACGCCCACAGCCGCGGGGTGCTCCACCGCGACATGAAGCCCGGCAACGTCATGGTCGGCCGCTTCGGCGAGACCCTCGTCGTCGACTGGGGACTGGCCAAGGTCGTCGGCACTCCCGAGGGCTCGGACGAGGCGACCCTGCGGCCCCCCTCCTCCGTCGGCGTCGGCCAGACGGTCGCCGGTAAGGCCGTCGGCACCCCCTCCTACATGAGCCCCGAGCAGGCCGACGGCCGGCTCGACCTGCTCGGCCCGGCCAGCGACGTCTACAGCCTCGGCGCCACCCTCTACGCCCTGCTCACCGGCCGCCCCCCCGTCGAGGACCTCGACACCCCCTCGATCCTCGAGCGCGTCCGCCGCGGCGACTTCCCCCCTCCCCGCCTCGTCAACCCCGACGTCCCCCCCGCGCTGGACGCCCTCTGCCTCAAGGCGATGGCCCTCACCCCGACCGACCGCTACCCCTCCCCGCTCGCCCTGGCCGCCGACCTCGAGGCCTGGCTGGCTGACGAGCCCGTCTCCTGCTACCGCGAGCCGCCGCCCGTCCGCGCCCGCCGCTGGGCCCGTCGCCACCAGGGGCTCGTCTCCGCCGCCGCCGCCGCCTTCGTCATCGGCTTCGCCGCCCTCGCCGCCCTGGCCGTCGTCATCACCTCCTCCAATCGCCGCCTCGACGCCGCCAATTTCCTGCTGGCCACCGCAAACACCGAACTCGCCGACGCGAACACCCGCATCCTCGACCAGAACACACAGCTCCAGGCCACCAACGCCGCCCTCGACCGCTCTCGGGCCGAGGCCCTGAGGGAACGCGACCAGTCCCGGGTCGTCACCGAGTTCCTCATCACCAGCTTCCGAAGCCCCGACCCTGGACGCGACGGCCGCACCATCACCATCGTCGAAATCCTCACACGCTCCCTCGACGACCTCCGCGACCGCGACGCCCTCGCCCCGCCCACCCGGGCCGCGATCCTGAACGCGATCGGCCAGTCCTACCGCGGCCTCGGCCTCACGCGAGAGGCGGTCGACGTGCTCGAGGAGGCACGGGCCCTCTCCGCCGAACACCTCGGCCCCGACCACCCGGACACCCTCCGATCGCAGAACGAGCTCGGCATGGCCTACTGGGACGTCGGCCGGAGGGACGAGGCCATCGCGATGCACGAAGCGACGCTCCGTGCCTGGCGGTCGACGCTCGGCGACGACCACCCCGAGACGATCACCACGCGCGGCAACCTTGCCGGCGCCTATGCGGACTCCAGCAGGCATGCCGAGGCGGTCCCGCTCGCCGAGGCGAACCTCCGCGCGGCGAGGTCGGCATACGGCCCCGACCACCCGGACACCCTGACCTCCCAGAATACCCTCGCATTTGCCTATCAAAATGCGGGCCGGCTCGACGAGGCGGCCCCGCTGCTCGAGGCCAACCTGGAGGCCGTGCGCCTCGCTCATGGCGACGACCACCCCGTCACCCTCACCGCCCGGAGCAACCTCGCCGAGGCATACCGGGAGTCAGGCCGCTGGGACGAGGCGATCCCATTGTTGCAGGCGACCCTCCCGGCGATGCGGGCCGCGCTCGGCGACGACCACCCCGACACCCTGCGAACGCAGAGCAACCTCGCCACCGCCTTCCTGTCCGCGCACCGCTGGGATGAGGCGATCCCGCTGCTCGAGGCGACCCTCCCGGCGATGCGGTCGAAGCACGGCGACGACCACCCCGTCACCCTCACCGCCCGGAGCAACCTCGCCGGCGCCTATCAGCAAACGGGTCGCTGGGACGAGGCGATCCCGCTGCTCGAGGCGACCCTCCAGGCGATGCGGGCCGCGCTCGGCGACGACCACTTCAACACGATGGCCGCCCGGAACAACCTCGCCACCGCCTACGCGTCCTCCGGCCGCTCGGCCGAGGCGCTCCCGCACTTCGAGGCGACCCATCGTGCCTTGCAGTCGATATTCGGCGACGATCACCCTACCACGATGACCGCCTTGAACAACCTCGCCGTCACCTACCAGAAAACCGACCGCCTGGACGACGCAATCGCGCTCCACGAACGCAACCTGCACGCGGCGCGATCGAAATTCGGCGACGATCACGCGCATACGCTGACCTCGCTGAATAACCTTGCCGGCGCCTACATGGACGCAGCCCGCTGGGACGAGGCGATCCCGTTCGCCGAGGCGAACCTCCGCGCGGCGAGATCGACGCGCGGCGACGACCACCCCGATACCCTCCGGGCCAAGAATAATCTCGCCGAGGCCTACCGCGGCGCGGGCCGCCGGGACGAGGCGATCCCGCTGCTCGACCAGGCCCTCGACGGGTTGCAAACCCAATTCGGGGCGCAGCATCCCTGGACGACCCGGACACGGGGCAACCTCATCCTGGCCCTCGAAGAGGCGGGCCGCCACAGCGACGCCGAGCCGCTCCATCGCGACCAGCTCGACGCGGACGGGCGTCGGGAGCCTGCGGATGAGCCCGCATACGCCGATGCGCTCGCGATGCTCGGCCTGAACCTCCTCATCCAGCGGGAGCACGCCGAGGCCGGACCGGTCCTCCGCGAGTGCCTGGAGCTCCGCGATCGGCTCGATCCCGGTGCCTGGACGACCGCCAATACCCGGTCGATGCTTGGCGAGGCTCTGACCAACCTCGGGCAGTTCGACGAGGCCGAGCCCCTCCTGCTGGACGGCCGGCGGGACCTGGAGGATCAAGCCGACGCGATCCCGGACCAGGTCCGCGAGTCGCGCCGCCGCGAGTCCATCGAACGGCTCGTCCGGCTCTACGAGTCCTGGGGTAAGCCCGAGCCGGCGGCGCGGTGGCGGCGGGAGGTCGCGGCGTTGCGAGCCGAGCCGGGGCTGCCGGACGACGTGTTCGCCGGCTCGGAGGCGGGCCGATAGAATGGGCCGGGAGGCGACATCCGACGGCATCTGGCCGCGAGGAGCATCGATCATGGCCACCGCATCGAAGACGAACGTCGGTGATCCCGAGGCCCCGACCCGGCGGGTCCTCCCGCTGGAGAACGGCGATCGGCTGACCCGCGCCGAGTTCGAGCGCCGCTACGAGGCGATGCCCCAGGTGAAGAAGGCCGAACTCGTCGAAGGAGTCGTCTACATGGGCTCTCCCGTCCGCCTCCGGAAGCACGGCCTGCCCCATTCCGACCTGATGACCTGGCTGGGCGTCTATCGGGCATCAACCCCCGGCATCCTCATCGGCGACAATGCGACCGTCCGGCTCGACCTGGACAATGAGCCTCAGCCCGATGCATTCCTGATGATCGACCCGGCCAAGGGCGGTCAGGCGCGGATCTCCGAGGACGACTACGTCGAGGGGGCCCCCGAACTCGTCGTCGAGATCGCCTCGAGCAGCGTCAGCCTCGACCTGAACGCCAAGCTCCACGTCTACCGCCGTAGCAACGTCCGCGAATACGTCACCTGGCGGGTCCTGGACCGGGCGATCGACTGGCGGGTGCTCCGCGAGGGCGAGTACCAGCCGACGACTACCGATGAACGGGGCCGATACCGCAGCGAGGTCTTCCCCGGCCTCCGGCTCGACCCCGCCGCCATGCTCCGAGGGGATCTGGCCGCCGTGCTCGACGCCCTCCGGGACGGCCTGGCCAGCCCCGAGCACGCCGCGTTCGTCGACCGGCTCCGGGGCTGATCCGGCCCGCCCTCCCATTTCGAGTGACTGCCGACCGCCCTTTCCACGATAATTTGGTCGAGGGGGCTCGTCGCCTCATGCGCCCATCGTCCGTCCCCGCCGACGCTCGGACGGTCCGTCGTCGCTCCTTGGCAACCCGATCAGCCAGTCCCAAGGGAACTCGGCCGACCCCGACGGGCCAGAATCGGCTCCCCAGCGAGTCCCGACGAAACGAACCCAATGGCCCCTCGCTCGATCGACGGAACGAACCCAACTCGTATTCCGTAACCCCTGTCGGGAAGACCAGAACGGACAATCCAACGCCGGTGCAATTCGGCGCACCAGCCCGTCGACCTCGGCGTCCCGATTCGGATCCGGAGCCGAATGGGCCCCCCGGATCGGGCCACGATCAGGCGCGACGAAACGAACCCGATCGGGCGGGGCCGTTTGACGGAGCGAAGCCAATTCAAATCCCGGAAGTCCCATACTGGATTGGGACATCGGGCCAATTCTCCGGGCGCACCGCAGCGCACCGGCCTCCGTCGGGGCCGGATCGAGGAGCGTCGTCGAATCCCGAGGACCGTTCTCGGGAGGGATGCGGACGACGACCCCGGCGGGCGCCGGGGCCGTCGTCCCGGGGCGATCGCGGATGCGATCGCCGGGGGGTTCAGCGGCCGTCCTTGTCGAAGTCGCCGGGGATGGCACGCTCGACGCGGTGCCAGGCGTCCCGGGCGGCGAGCTTGGCGCGGTCCCATTCGAGGTGGTCGTCGGACCGCGAGGACTCCCAGTCCCGGCGGACGTCCGTCTCGGCGTCGTCCCAGGAGCGGTCCTGGTATCGGCAGCGCGACTCCCAGCCGTGACGGTAGGCGGGGCCGTAGGTCTCGTAGCCGGACCCCTCCTCGTAGTACGGCCGGCTCGAGTAGTTCTCCCGCCAGTAGGACTCCTCGACGGTCGGGTCGACCTTCTCGCCGATCGCCTTGCCCGCGTAGCCGCCCGCGACGCCGCCGACCACGGCGCCGACCACGGCACCGACCGGCCCGGCCACCGCGCCGGCCGCCGCGCCCGCGGCCGCGCCGCCGGCCGCCGCACCCAGGCCCGCCCCGACCGGGTGCGAGCCGTGCTCGCCGGTGATCGGGTCCGGGTTCGTATCGACCTCACGCTCGTCATCGCGACGACTGGTCGCCATCGTTGCATCCTCCGGTTGACTGCTCCCCCACCCTCCCCCGACGGGGGACGGGCTGAGGATTGGGAAATATCCAAGCATTTCGAATGCCAAATCCCAGTAGGCCGAGGCCGGGTCGGGAGACGCACACCGGCTCGGACATCCCCGGGCCTGTATAATGGCCGGTCGCGTTCGGGGCCCGGCGGCCGGGGCCGGGTCGATCCCGGGCCTTCCGTCCGGGAGAACCCCCGCCCCCCGCCGCCGGTCCTCGCCTCCGTCCCAACGCCCCGGAGCCCCCCCATGCCCGAGCCCAGGACCGAACCGAGCCCCGTGTTGCGGGTCGCGCTGCTCGGCAACGGGACCAAGCCGGAGGTGGTGGCCGAGGCCGATCGGCTCGGCCGGGAGCTCCGGAGCCGTCCCCGGCTGGAGTTGACCGGGATCGACCTCGGCCCCGACTCGGACCTGACCTGCCTGGAGGCCGACGTCGCCCTGGTGCTCGGCGGCGACGGCACCGTGCTGCACACCGCCCGTCGGATGGGGGACTGCCCCATCCCGGTGCTCGGCATCAATCTCGGCCGCCTCGGCTTCCTCGCCGACCTGGCCCCCTCGGAGTTCCTCGACCGCCTGGACGACCTGTGCGACCGACGCCTCACGATCGACAACCTCATGACCCTGGATTGCACGATCCGACACCCCGACGGCCGGTCGGAGACCTTCCGGGGGCTCAATGACGTGGTCCTCCGGGCCGCCCCGCCGTTCCACCTGATCGAGTTGGGGATCCGGATCGACGGCGAGAGCGTGATCAGCTACCGGGGGGATGGTCTGATCCTGGCCACGCCGGTCGGCTCGACGGGCCACAGCCTCTCGGCGGGGGGGCCGATCCTCCCGCCGGATGCACAGATGTTCGTGATCACGCCGATCTGCGCCCACACGCTGACCCAGCGCCCGCTGGTCGATTCGGGGCACAAGTGGTACGAGATCGCGCCGGAGGTGACCGAGTCCCACGCCGTCACCGCGGTCATCGACGGCCAGATCCAGCGGAAACTCGGCCCCGGCGACCGGGTCGCCGTCCGACGGGGGGAGTCCCCCTTCCCCATGGTCCGGCTGCCGGGACATTCCTTCTACCGGACCCTCCGCAACAAGCTCGGCTGGGGCGCCGACCCGGCCCTCGACCGCCGCTCCGGGGCCGGCTCCGGCTGAAGGCGGCCGGGCTCGGGCGGAAAGGGCCAACGGTTCGGGCCGAGATTTGCGTACCAGGGGCAGGGCAGCGGCGCCGGCCCCCGGCCGTCGCCCCCGACGACCGCCCGAGGCGAAACGCACCCACCCCCCCGGCTCGGGCCGGGGGCCCCGGCGGTCGAGCCCCGATTCCGGATCCGATCAGCCAAGGAGCCGCACCCGATGACCGACCTGATCAAGCGCCTCGGTTGGGTGACCAGCCTCAGCTTCTCCGCCGCCCTGCTGCTCGCCGGCTGCGGCGGCGAGCCCGGCGACATGGACGACGACGGCGTCGATGAAACCATCGAGGTCATCGAGCCGTCCCCCGAGGGAGTCCCCTCGACTGACATGGACGACATGGGCGGCATGCCCGCCCCTTCCGGCGAGATGGACATGGAGACCCCCGTCCCCGAGCCCACCCCGACCCCCGAGCCCGAGATTGAGTCCACCCCGACCCCCGAGCCCGAGATCGAGCCCGCCCCCGAGGAGCCCGGCACCGAGGAGCCGGCCCCCGAGCAGCCCTGAGGCCGACCCGGCCCCTCCCCTCGGCGGGATCCCCCGACCGGATCCCGCCCGGCGTCCCCGTCGAGCAGACTCGATCGCTCGACGGGGACGCCCCGGGCCCTCCTCCCCTTGATTTGATCCCGTCCCGTCGCCCGAGCCCCCGCCGCACCGCCCATGGTCCACTCCGAGACGATCACCGTCGACACCCGGGGGCGGGGGACGGTCGAACTGACCGACCGCATCGGCCGCATCGTGGCCGATTCCGGCGCGGATCGGGGTCTATGCTCGGTCTTCGTCCACCACACGAGCGCCTCGCTGATCATCTGCGAGAACGCCGATCCGAGCGTCCGCTCCGACCTGGAGCGCTATTTCGCTCGCCTCGTGCCCGACGGCGACCCGATCTTCCGGCACACCCTGGAGGGGCCCGACGACATGCCGGCCCACGTCCGGTCGATCCTCACCCAGGCCTCCCTGTCGATCCCCATCTCGTCCGGCCGCTGCGACCTCGGCACCTGGCAGGGCGTCTTCCTCTGGGAGCACCGCGCCGACGGCCACCGCCGCCGCGTCACCGTCACCATCCTCGGAGACCCCGCCTGACCCGGGGTCCGGCCCAGGCCGGGACGACCAGGGCCGCCGCGACCCCCGACCACGCCGTCGTCGTCGTCGGGGGTGCGGGCTCGCCCGTCGTCGGCCCGGTCCCCGAGGTCCCGAACGGGGCCCCCGGGGACCGGGCTCGAATCACGACCGGACCGATCACACGCCCGGCGTGCAGCAGGGGGCAGAGGCCCCCTTCACGTCGGCCTGGCAGCAGGGCGCCACGCCACAGGCCTTCGTGCCGGCTTCGGCGGGGACGGAGCAGCACACCGCCTTCACCTCAGCCTCCTGAGCGGCCCCGCAGCCGTCCTGGCAGCACGGGGTGCAAGCCGCCTCGTCCTGCCAGCAGGACGAGGCGGCCTTCGCCGCCTTGGCCGCCGGGCAGCAGGAGTCGCAGCCGTCCTGGCAGCAGGCCGCACACGCCTCCTCCTCCTCGCAGCACGAGGCGTCGCAAGCAGTCGTCGATGCCTTCGCCGCCCCGCAGCAGGGCGAGACGTCCTGGCAGCAGGCGACGGCCGGGGCGTCCGACTCCACCGCGGCCTCCCGGGCAACCCCGCAACCCTCCGGGCAGCAGGCCTTGCACGCCTCCTCCTCCTCGCAGCACGAGGCGTCACAGCCGGCCACCGACGCCTCCGGGGAGGCACAGCACGCCGCCTTCGGGGCGACGGCGCAGCACACCGGGGCGGCCGGGGCCGGGGCCGGGGCGCCCGGCTCGGTCGCCGAGACGACCTCGGCTCCCACAGGGACACTCGCCTTCGGGGCGGCGGCGCAGCACGCCTCGGGCTTGACCGCCGAGGGGG carries:
- a CDS encoding serine/threonine-protein kinase, whose translation is MSPPTADRNLLFGILSLQIDFITRDALIAALNAWVLEKHRPLGEILVARGDLSEARRTLLELLVDEHVRQHGGDPRRCLATLVSADSTRTVLLGIDDLDVRDSLGHLDVDRPPDGPARATDATGSIPTAPDPDPNATVTYVVGPDGPSPRYRVLRLHAQGGIGSVSVALDSELNRQVALKQIQEPYADHPESRSRFVLEAEITGGLEHPGIVPVYSLGHDPNGRPFYAMRFVEGDSLKHAIARFHANADRHDPGRRILEFRQLLRRFLDICQAIAYAHSRGVLHRDMKPGNVMVGRFGETLVVDWGLAKVVGTPEGSDEATLRPPSSVGVGQTVAGKAVGTPSYMSPEQADGRLDLLGPASDVYSLGATLYALLTGRPPVEDLDTPSILERVRRGDFPPPRLVNPDVPPALDALCLKAMALTPTDRYPSPLALAADLEAWLADEPVSCYREPPPVRARRWARRHQGLVSAAAAAFVIGFAALAALAVVITSSNRRLDAANFLLATANTELADANTRILDQNTQLQATNAALDRSRAEALRERDQSRVVTEFLITSFRSPDPGRDGRTITIVEILTRSLDDLRDRDALAPPTRAAILNAIGQSYRGLGLTREAVDVLEEARALSAEHLGPDHPDTLRSQNELGMAYWDVGRRDEAIAMHEATLRAWRSTLGDDHPETITTRGNLAGAYADSSRHAEAVPLAEANLRAARSAYGPDHPDTLTSQNTLAFAYQNAGRLDEAAPLLEANLEAVRLAHGDDHPVTLTARSNLAEAYRESGRWDEAIPLLQATLPAMRAALGDDHPDTLRTQSNLATAFLSAHRWDEAIPLLEATLPAMRSKHGDDHPVTLTARSNLAGAYQQTGRWDEAIPLLEATLQAMRAALGDDHFNTMAARNNLATAYASSGRSAEALPHFEATHRALQSIFGDDHPTTMTALNNLAVTYQKTDRLDDAIALHERNLHAARSKFGDDHAHTLTSLNNLAGAYMDAARWDEAIPFAEANLRAARSTRGDDHPDTLRAKNNLAEAYRGAGRRDEAIPLLDQALDGLQTQFGAQHPWTTRTRGNLILALEEAGRHSDAEPLHRDQLDADGRREPADEPAYADALAMLGLNLLIQREHAEAGPVLRECLELRDRLDPGAWTTANTRSMLGEALTNLGQFDEAEPLLLDGRRDLEDQADAIPDQVRESRRRESIERLVRLYESWGKPEPAARWRREVAALRAEPGLPDDVFAGSEAGR
- a CDS encoding Uma2 family endonuclease, with amino-acid sequence MATASKTNVGDPEAPTRRVLPLENGDRLTRAEFERRYEAMPQVKKAELVEGVVYMGSPVRLRKHGLPHSDLMTWLGVYRASTPGILIGDNATVRLDLDNEPQPDAFLMIDPAKGGQARISEDDYVEGAPELVVEIASSSVSLDLNAKLHVYRRSNVREYVTWRVLDRAIDWRVLREGEYQPTTTDERGRYRSEVFPGLRLDPAAMLRGDLAAVLDALRDGLASPEHAAFVDRLRG
- a CDS encoding NAD(+)/NADH kinase, translating into MPEPRTEPSPVLRVALLGNGTKPEVVAEADRLGRELRSRPRLELTGIDLGPDSDLTCLEADVALVLGGDGTVLHTARRMGDCPIPVLGINLGRLGFLADLAPSEFLDRLDDLCDRRLTIDNLMTLDCTIRHPDGRSETFRGLNDVVLRAAPPFHLIELGIRIDGESVISYRGDGLILATPVGSTGHSLSAGGPILPPDAQMFVITPICAHTLTQRPLVDSGHKWYEIAPEVTESHAVTAVIDGQIQRKLGPGDRVAVRRGESPFPMVRLPGHSFYRTLRNKLGWGADPALDRRSGAGSG
- a CDS encoding secondary thiamine-phosphate synthase enzyme YjbQ, with translation MVHSETITVDTRGRGTVELTDRIGRIVADSGADRGLCSVFVHHTSASLIICENADPSVRSDLERYFARLVPDGDPIFRHTLEGPDDMPAHVRSILTQASLSIPISSGRCDLGTWQGVFLWEHRADGHRRRVTVTILGDPA